AACTTATAAAAGAGGTTATTTTAAGAGAACTTCGCCGTGGTGGTCAAGTCTTTTATGTGCATAACTCTATAGACCACATGCCAATAAAACTTGGTGAGCTAAAAGCTCTTCTTCCAAGCCTCAGAGTTGTTATGCTTCACTCCAAAATATCAGCAGCTGATACAGAAAAAGAGCTTTTAAAATTTGAAGCAAGAGAGTATGATCTTATGATTGCAACCTCTATTATAGAGTCTGGAATTCATATGCCAAATGTAAATACTATAATTGTTGACGGTGCAGACAGATTTGGTATAGCAGACCTTCATCAACTTCGCGGTAGAGTTGGACGCGGACATGCTGAAGGCTTTGCATATTTTATTGTAAAAAATAAAGAAAACTTGACCGATGAAGCAAAAAAGAGACTTTTAGCGCTGGAATCAAACTCATTTCTTGGTAGTGGTGCGGTTTTGGCATATCATGATTTAGAGATACGCGGTGGCGGAAATCTTGTTGGTGATGCACAGAGTGGGCACATTAAGAACATAGGCTATTCTCTTTATCTTAGAATGCTAGAAGATGCCATAAAGCTCCTAAGTAACACTATGGAGACGCAGAGAGCAAAAGTGGATATTAAACTTGCAATAAGTGCTTTTATATCTGATGAAATAGTAAAAGAGGACAGACTCCGCCTAGATATTTACAGACGACTCTCAGCCTGCGAAGATGCTGTTGAGATATATGAGATACAAGAAGAAGTTATGGATAGATTTGGAGAGTTGGATACCCCGACAAAACAGTTTTTTGAGTTAATGGTTATTAAGCTTCTGAGCTTAGATAAAAAGATAAAGTCTGTTTCAAACTATGGACAAAATATAACTTTCACATATATGAATGATGCAAAAGAGAGTATTACATCAGACTCTAAAGATGATGATGACATTGTAAAAGCAGTGCTTTATTATTTAAGAAATAACAAACCAAAGGTGCTTTAGTGAGAGTAGGTTTTATCGGTGATATTGTAGGTAGTCCGGGTCGAGACATGTTGAAGAACTATCTCTCAAAAATTAGAGAAGAGTATAAGATTGATTTTGTTATAGCAAACTATGAAAATACTTCACATGGATTTGGATTAACTAAAAAAAATGCAAATGAAATAGTTGGATATGGACTCGATTGCATGACAGGGGGAAATCATTCTTGGGATAAAAAAGAGGTGGAAGAGTTGTTTGACACACATGAGATACTTCGTCCACACAACTATCCTGATGGAGTTAGTGGAACAGGATGTAAAGTTTATGATGTTTGCGGGGAGAAGTTAGCAGTTTTAAACCTTATGGGACACTTCTCTATGCCTCTTGTTGACAATGCCTTTCGCAAGGCAAAAGAGACAGTTGAATCTCTACATGCAGATGGGGTGAAAAACATATTGATTGATTTTCATGCAGAAGCGACAAGTGAAAAAAGGGGTATGATGATGCTTCTTCAAGGTAAGGTCAGCGCAATTATTGGAACACATACCCACGTCTCTACTGACGATTTTCAAATAGCAAATGCAACAGCTTATCTTACAGACATTGGACTTACCGGGTGTAGAGACAATGTTATAGGTATGGATAAAAAAGTACCGTTAAAACAGTTTTTGACTGGCATGAAGGGTCATTTTGATATTCCTAAAAAATGTAAAAAGATACTTCAAATTGCCGTTATGGATTTTAGTAATGGGGAGTGCACCAGTGCATTTAAGCTGAAACAATTTGATGATGGAGAAATTTTAAAAAGCGAGGCGTGGCTTGAAAAATAAAGACTTAACAAAAAAACTTTTTTTATTCCTATCTCTGCTTCTGTACACAGAAGCAGTTAATGCTGAGATGAGCAGTTGCTCACCAGAGAATAGATTGAATATGTACAATAGTTTAAAAAATGATACGCAAAAACTAATTAAATCTCTGCCAGATTTTATCCAAAGCAAAAAAGTATTTTTTCAGCAAGTCAAGGAAGAGTATAATAATAGTAAAAAAGAAAAATATAAATCAATCGTAGATTCTGATAGCTTTATTGCATACAACAATGGGGCACAACTAGAGGAGTTGAAAAATAGTACCAATAGTATTATTGAGAGTATTAAAAGAAAAGATTTATATGATGAGGTTAAATTTCTTTTTAGTATAAACAGTAATTTTCTTTTCAATGCAGAAATACTCACAAGATATATGGATTCAGAAGTTATGTATGAGAGAAAAATTGTAGGTCGAGAGTATAGAGAAATTGCACAATCATTGAGTGTTCATATCGTAGACATTAACAAGTGCGCTGATAAAATAGTTTTTGAATTAAAAAATACCCAGCAAAATAAATAAAGCATGATGATATAATATACCCAATGAAGGATATGACCAATGAATGTGATTAATATTTCTAAACAAAAAATATTTGACAATAAAAATAGATTGTTTGCATATGAACTTGTGTTTAAAGACAGTGAAGACCAAAGAACAGGTCTCTCAACCCATGTTAAAGGGACAGCGCAATTAATTATGAGTTCCATTACAAGCGTAGAGTTAGACAAATTATTGGGACAGAAAACTTTAGCTTTTATAAATATAGATGAGGAGACACTTTTAAAAGGTATTTTAGATGTTTTAGACAAAGATAGGTTTATTCTAAATATATTAGAAAATATTGAGTTGACAGAAAAAGTAATTGCTAAAATAATACAGTATAAAAAAAGGGGATTTATATTGTCAATAGAGCATTTTGACTCAAGTGCAGAAATGATTAAAAAATTTAATAGATTATTTAACTATATAGATATAATAAAAATGGATGTTGAATTATCAGAGCCGGAAAATTTACAAAAAGTTATGAGTAAGTTTAAAGGTGGCAGAATTAAGCTTTTAGCACAAAATATTGAAACAAAAGAAGACCATAAAACTTATTTGGATATGGGTTTTGACTTCTTTCAGGGTTATTATCTTGATAAACCTGAAGTCGTAGAGATTATAGGATCAAAAGAGCCGGCTCAGTTTATTATATTACAGCTAATAAAAATTATAAAAGAAAATAACGAGACAGATAAATTGGAATTTTTTATAAAAAAACAGCCTGACCTATCTTTTAAACTTATCCAGTTTTTCAATAATTCAAAAAGTTTAAGTGTAAAAGTTGAATCATTGATTCAAGTTATTACTTTAATGGGCAGGAGTAAATTATTAAGATGGCTAATGGTATACCTATATGCTGAAGTTTCTAAAAATCCCGCTTCTAAAACTTTGCTTGAATTAGCTATAAAAAGAGCAGAAAGAATGGAAGCAGATGCTAACCCTAGAGACAAGGACAAAGCATATCTTGCTGGCATGTTCTCTATGCTTAGTTCTATTTTCGAGACAGATATAAAAGAGTTGATGAATCATGTAAAAATGGACAGTGATATTACATCTTTGGTATTAGAAAAAAAAGGAATCTTTGCCGGTAGTTTAATGAGAGCAGAGACAGCAGAAAAAGAGTATTTAAAAAAAATAATGATTGCTAATTTTGATAAGCTTGATACTACTGACTTAATATATACATTAGAATACGGCGGAGTTGAAATAGACAAAAGCAAACTTTAACAACATCTCAGCACTATTTTTGTATAATCATATATCATTTTTTCCAAGAAGGAATACCATGCGTGGTTATAAAATTTTTGCCGGATCTTCAAGTGTTGATTTTGCAAAAGAAATTTGTCAAGTTTTAGATATTCCATTAGCCAAGGCTGATGTTAAGAGTTTTAGTGACGGTGAAATTTCAGTTCAAATTGCTGAGAGTGTTCGCGGTCGAGATGTATTTATTGTCCAATCAACCGGGTCACCGTCAAATGACAACTTAATGGAGCTTCTTATTATGACAGATGCTCTTCGCCGCTCATCTGCTTCTAGTATAACGGCTGTTGTTCCTTACTATGGCTATGCAAGACAGGATAGAAAAGCTGCGCCCCGCGTTCCAATAACTGCAAAATTGGTTGCTGACATGTATGAAACTGCTGGTATTGACAGAGTTGTTACAATTGATCTTCATGCTGGACAAATTCAAGGGTTTTTCAACATACCAGTTGATAATCTATATGGCTCAGTAACGTTTGAGCACTACATAAAAAGTAAAAATCTTAAAAAACCTATTATTGCATCTCCAGATATTGGCGGTGTCGCTCGTGCTCGATACTTTGCAAAAAGAATGGGTTTAGAGATGGTTATCGTTGATAAGCGCCGTGAAAAAGCTAACGAGAGTGAAGTTATGAATATCATCGGAAACGTTAAGGGTTATGATGTAATTATGATTGATGATATGGTGGATACTGCTGGAACTATGGTAAAAGCTGCTACTGCACTTAAGAACAACGGTGCAGCATCAGTGATGGCATGTGCGACTCACGGTGTCCTTAGTGGAAAAGCTTATGAAAACTTAGATAATGGTGAACTAGATGAGTTGATTATTACTAACACATTAGAGACTAAACCGCATGCAAAAATAAAAGTGTTGTCAGTCGCACCACTTTTTGCTGAAGTAATTCGCAGAGTGTATCACAACGAGAGTGTAAACTCTCTCTTTGAATAGAGGATAATTATTGAAAAATATTAGAAACTTTTCTATCATTGCTCATATTGACCATGGTAAAAGTACACTAGCCGATCGCATTATACAAGAGTGTGGCGCAGTAAGTGATAGAGAACTTACAAAACAGATGATGGACACTATGGATATTGAGCAAGAGCGCGGTATTACCATTAAAGCTCAAAGTGTTAGGCTTGATTATGTAAAAGATGGTGAGCACTACATCTTAAATCTTATTGACACTCCTGGCCATGTTGATTTTTCTTATGAGGTAAGTAAGTCCCTTGCTTCTAGCGATGGAGCATTACTTATTGTTGATGCTGCACAAGGCGTTGAAGCTCAGACTATTGCAAATGTTTATATGGCAATGGAGAATAACTTAGAACTAATCCCTGTTATAAATAAAATAGACTTGCCTGCTGCTGATCCTGTAAAAGTTGCAGAAGAGATTGAAACAAGCATAGGCATAGACGCGACTGATGCTTGTTTGGTGTCTGCAAAAACAGGTGTTGGTATACGTGCACTTATTGATGCTATCGTAGATAGAATTCCTGCTCCTGTTGGTGACCCTGATGCAACAACAAAAGCTATCATCTATGACTCTTGGTTTGATCAGTATCTTGGTGCTCTTGCCCTTGTTCGTGTTTTTGACGGTAAAGTTAAAAAAGGTCAAAATATTAAGCTTATGAGCAACGGTGAAGAGCATCAAATTTTAGATTTAATGTATCCTCACCCTATGAAAAAAATCAAAACCAGTACTATTGAGTGTGGCGAAATTGGCATAGTTGTTCTAGGGCTAAAAGAAGTTAGTGTAATTAATGTTGGTGATACGATTACTGATGCTAAAAATCCTGCATTGGAGCCTGTTGGAAGATATGAACCTGCTAAACCATTTGTATTTGCCGGCATATACCCAATAGATACGGATGAATTTGAAAGTTTACGTGATGCACTAAATAAACTAAGACTAAATGACAGCTCTTTATCTTATGAGCCTGAAACCTCTTTAGCCCTTGGTTTTGGTTTCCGTGTTGGGTTTTTAGGTATGCTTCATATGGAAGTTGTGAAAGAGAGACTTGAGCGTGAATTTAACCTTGACTTAATTGCTTCTGCCCCATCTGTTCTATATGAAGTGTATCTCAACAATGGTGAAAAAATTAATGTTCATAATCCTTCAGAGCTTCCAGAAGTAAATAAAATCGATAGAATTGAAGAGCCATATGTAAAAGCAACAGTTATTACTCCAAGTGAGTACCTTGGTAATATCATAACTCTTTTAATAAATAAACGCGGTACACAAAGCAAGATGACTTACCTTAATGAAAATAGAGTTATGCTTGAGTATGAAGTGCCAATGAATGAGATAGTGGTTGATTTTTATGATACTTTAAAGTCTATCTCTAAAGGTTATGCTTCATTTGATTACGAGCCTTTAGATTTTAGAGTAGGTGACCTTGTTAAACTTGATATTAAAGTAGCGGGGGAAGCAGTAGACGCACTAAGTATTGTAGTTCCTCGCAATCAAGCTCTATCACGTGGGCGTATTTTAGTCAAAAATATGAAAGAGATAATTCCTCGTCAACTTTTTGAAGTAGCTGTTCAAGCATCTTTGGGTTCTCAGATTATAGCTCGCGAAACAGTAAAATCTATGGGTAAAAATGTTACTGCCAAGTGTTACGGTGGAGATATTACTCGTAAACGCAAGCTTTTGGAAAAACAAAAAGCTGGTAAAAAACGAATGAAGTCCATAGGAAAAGTGCAACTTCCAAGTGAAGCATTTATGTCTGTTTTAAAAATGGATTAGAAAAATGCACTTTTATCTTGGCGATAGCCAAAGCTTTAGTGATAGGAATTCTTTTGTGGACTTGTTCGCAAAAGAAGGAGACACTATTGTAGAAAAAGTGCAACTTCCAAGTGAAGCATTTATGTCTGTTTTAAAAATGGACTAAACCATGAGATGTATGTTGTGTGAAAGTTTATCTTTTGCACACATATGTTCTACATGTCAAACAACTTTTCTAACTCCCTCAATCTACAAACGAAAAATTTTAAACAATATTGAAGTTATATCTTTTTATAAATATAATGAAATAAAAGATTTACTACACACAAAACATACTGATTTAGGATTTTATATATATTCAATATTGGCAAAAAATTCTTTGTTAAAGTTTGCATCAGAATTTAAACTTGAGTCTCCTGTAGCTTCTATAGCAATTGATGATCATGTAAAAAGTGGGTATTCACATACAGCAATTTTAAACAAGTCACTTGATAGTAAATATATAAAACCTAAGTTTAATAAATTAAGAGCTAACAATAGGGTTTCATATTCAGGCAAAAGCAAAGAATTTAGACTGATAAATCCACGAAATTTTGAATTGAAAAACTTTGTAGAGAAAGAAGTTATATTGGTTGACGATATTATTACGACAGGTTCTACACTTAGTCAAGCTATTCAAAAAATAGAGTCAAATAAAAAAGAGGTACTGCTGTGTTTGACTTTGGTAGACGTTAGGATTGTATAGATAAAAAAGAAACTAGGCTGTTAGTTGGTAATATCTATCGTTTGCCAAATATGTGTTTACCATTGCTTGTCGCAGTTTATGCTCTTTTAACTCTTGAATACTTTTTGGCAAGTCTTTATTTATTTTTGGTGTTTGGTCTAAAGAAGTAGTCGGTTTTTTTGAGAGTGAAAACATTTTAGAGTTATCTTCATAAGCTGCTTTTGCATTTTTGATATCTTTTATGTTTGTATATCTTATCTCATCTTGACTTTTTATCTGCTCTTGGAGTTTTTGCTGATTATTAAACGATTTATAGTTTGAAACATAATCTATAGGGAGATTTTTGGTAGGAGAAAAGTTAGTAGCAGAGTCGGAAGAAGATTTTAAGTTAAAAGATTTAGATTCATCTTTAGACTGACCCTCCCTATTTTTTTCTGTCCTATCGGAAGAGTTTGTGCTAATATATGTACTATATGATGAAACAAACATTGCGACCCTCCTCTTTGCTACTATTATAAATGAAATTTGCTTTACTTACTATAAATATTTATTATTACAGCTTCGTAATTAAACCGTATCAACATTAGGGTACAATAATAAATATAAAATTTTAGGAAATGTAATGAGTGCAAAAATTGTCATTGTAGATGACGAAGAAGATTTACTGGAATTATTAGAGTACAACTTAGACAAAGAAGGTTATGAAGTAGTAGGGTTTTTAAATACGAAGACAGTATCTCAAATACTCGATGAAGAGGAGATAGATCTTCTTATAATGGATAGAAATCTTCCGGGCGTTGAGGGGAGTGAGTTTGTGCAAGAACTAAGAAAAAAAGGGATAGCTACACCTGTTATTTACCTAAGTGCAAAAAATAGAGACTCAGATATAGAAGAGGGTTTTTTAAGAGGAGGGGATGATTACATCACCAAACCTTTTAATATGAAAGAGTTGCTACTACGTGTTAAAGCAATGTTGCGAAGAACAAGTAAAAAAATAGATGAAGGCAATCTATCTCACAGAGATCTTTTTTTGGATAAAAGCTCAAGAGCGCTTAGCGTTGATGGAAAAAATATTGATATTACAAAACTAGAATTCAATCTTTTATGTGAGTTTATTTTGAATAAAAATATGGTTCTTGATCGTGATCATCTTTTGTTAAATGTTTGGGGGGACAGTGAAGAGTACCAGTATAGGACTGTAAATGTTGCCATAAATCGTCTTAAAGAGAAAATTGACCCAGATAAAACAAAAGATTATATACAGACAGTACGTGGAATTGGGTACAAGCTGTGCTAAAAATACATCAAATATTTATAATTAAATTTTTAGTCCTTTTTGTTGGTGCTCTTCTTGTTACCTCTCTTATTAGTTATATGGCACTAAGATCTATAATTATAGAGCACAATAAAAATCATCTCGAGCATTCTATAGATTTAATGGAATTAGAATTAGACAACATAGAAAATTTGGATAAATTTGTAGCAAAAGTCCATGACAAAACTTCTCTTAGAGTAACAATTCTAAATGCCGATGGTATAGTGATAGCTGAGTCTAACGCAGATAAAGAGAGTATGGACAATCATGGTAGTAGATATGAGATAATTAAGGCTAATTCAAACAAGTATGCTGATATAACAAGATATTCTAAAACACTAAAAGTTGATTTTTTATACGTTGCTAAAAAAATCAACATTAATAGTGAGACGATTTATATTAGACTCTCTATGAGTTTGGCTCAGATAATGGATGATTTTTACTCATTATGGATAAAACTATTTTTTGTTTTTATTGGAATAATTTTGATTTCTACTTTTATTTCAAAAAAAATGAGTGAAAGGGTAGTCTATGATATTTCACAAATAACAAACTATTTAGATGAAATATCAAACAAAAACTATAATGCGACTATAAAAATTGAGTACTTTTATGAATTTTTGCAAGTTTCTCTACTTCTGAAAAATTTAGTAAAAAAACTTGCTAAAAATGATAAAAAGAAAATAAAGAACATTGCTAAACTAAGATTGATAAATAAACAAAGAAACGATATATTATCAGCACTTTCTCACGAGTTTAAAAATCCAATAGCATCTATTGTCGGGTATGCTCAAACAATTAGAGAAGATGCAGATATGCCACCGAAGATTCGTGATAAGTTTTTGGAAAAAATTAGTTCAAACGGTGAAAAAATATCTAAAATGTTAGATAGATTGGCTCTATCTGTAAAGCTTGATAATGGGGACTTAGCCATTAATAATAGCGAGTTTGACTTAAGAGAGTTGTGCCATGAAGTTTCGTTAAATCAATCTTCAAAATACAAAGATAGAGATATTATAGTTGAAGCAGATGAGGCGGTAGTTATAAGTGATAAAACAATGCTGGAATTAGTGTTAATAAACCTAGTTGACAACGCCCTGAAATATTCAAGCGGTGATGTAAAAATTATATTGAAAAATGAAAAAATATCAATTCAAGACAGCGGAATAGGGATTAAAGAGGAACATTTAGACAAGGTGACTAGTAAGTTTTACAGAGTTGACAAAAATAGCTGGGACAACTCTATGGGGATAGGCTTAGCTATGGTAAGTTATATCTTAAAATCACTAAATTCTCACCTTGAAATCGATTCAGAGTTTGCAAAAGGTTCAGTTTTTAGTTTTAACATAAAAAATATGCTAAAGAGTTAAATTTTAGACTGAATTGTCATCTTTTTAGCTTCAAAAAGTTCTACTGCTTTTTGAACCATCGGCTCATCCTTCATTTGAACAGCATCTATCTCTTTTGAAGAGTCGCTACTTTCACAGTTTGTTACACAGCTAGCACTTCCGCCTATCTCTGCATCTTCTACCATTGAGGTGCTTTGAGCATGTTGCATTATCGGTTGTTCAATCGTTGGTGCTGATTTCACTGGCTCTACATGTAAGTCCTGAACAGTTTTTGTGCAGGCTTCATGTTTAATCTTTGTCTTAAATCCGAATACTTCTCTAACTAGCTGTTTAATTGCAGAATAGCCATGTGTTAAAGCTTTTTTGCACTCATCATCGGCACAACTCTCCCAGGTTAAAATGCTGTCTCCATAAGATATAAAACTAATACTTTTTTCAAAACACTCACCAAGTTCAAAATTTCTATCTCTGATTTTTGCTATTAGCTCTTGAAATACTCTTAGACTTGGATCTACTTCTACATGTAGAACTTTCTCCGGTGTGATTGAAGTCATTTCATCTTCTACATGTGATGTTTGTATTTCATCTTCAATTGTCTGCTCAACAATGTTTTGTTGTGTTTGTGCTACTTGAATAGGTTCAGGGATAGATACAGCAATAGATGGCCTGCTAATCTCTTTTTGAAGAGACTCAATCATTTGATCAACCTCTTTTATTCGAAGAGCTTCTATCATCTTGAAAAATATAAGTGACAGTACAAATGAACCATCGGCATTTATGCTAAATAGGTATTTCGACTCACTTAAAATTCTAAAAAATCTGTCTAAAACTAATGTTGAGTATAGGGCGTCACTAGAGTACATTCTATCTTTAAGATATGCTATAAGCTCATCTACTACCATATCTGCCTCATAATCCTCAAGAACTTTTGTAAGCTCTACAAGACGTGCATAATCTTTTGCAAAAACGGCTCTAAAAAGCTCACTAATGAACTTAGGATCGACCAGCCCAAGCATATCAGTAACGGTGCGAACATCTACATGATTTTTAGAATATATAATTGCTTGGTCAAGCAGAGTTAGGGTGTCTCTTAGACTTCCGCTCCCACTTCTGGCTAATATTTCAAGGGCATCTGACTCATATTCAATCCCCTCAATGTTTAAAATATGTGCCAGATGATTAATAATTTTATTTGTAGCAATACTTTTAAACCTGAAGTGTTGAGTACGGCTAAGTATTGTAGCAGGCAGCTTAAGAGGATCGGTAGTAGCCAAGATAAACTTTACATAAGAAGGAGGCTCTTCAAGTGTTTTAAGAAGAGCGTTGAATGCTTCTTTGGTCAGCATGTGGACTTCATCTATAATAAAAATTTTAAATCTTGAACTTGCCGGTTTATATTTCGTCTGCTCGATTAAATCTCTGATATCGTCTATCTTTCTTGATGAAGCCCCATCCATCTCTATGATGTCGATATGACGGTTTCCGAGTGCAGAGATACAGTTTTGGCAAGACCCGCAAGGCTTGTGGCTTAATCCCTGCTCACAGATAAGAGCTTTTGCAAAGATGCGGGCCGTAGAAGTCTTTCCACTTCCCCGAAGACCGGAGAAAAGGTAGGCATGAGAGAGTCTGTTAGAGTCAAGTGCTAGTGATAGAGTTTGAGAAATTGTCTCTTGACCGATAAGCTCATCAAAATTAATTGGTCTATATTTTCTTGCTAATACCTCTGAACTCTCTTTCACATATCACTCCATTTTTAGTTATAGCGATTCTAACATTAATAGAGTTAAAATCTTCTCAAAACATTTTAATGTAATTTACATAATGATACAATAGAGAAAATTATTTTTAAAGAGTGTAAATTGGGCAATAGTAAAAAAGATATGTTAATGGTTAGCTACAGAGGGGGTGATAGAAGAGTCTAGAGTTTCCTTATTGGCAAGTTCAATAGCAAAACAGCTGGAGATAGCGGTTGATAAAAAATTCAGTGCTGTTGTCGTCTCACTAAGTGGTGCTACATATGAAGGCGGTACTGCCAATGGAATGCGTGCAATAGTTAAAAAGCTAAATGATTTGAGTGTAAAGCTGAAAATCACTATAGCGTTTATTGATTACAGCATACCACTGTACAAACATTTAAAAACACTCTCTAAAAACACTCAGCTAAAGCTATTTAAAAATATCAGTGCTACAAAATTATTTCTTGACCCAAAAGCATATAAGAGTGGGATGAGAGTTTTGATATATGATGAAGATAAAGAAAACGCAAAAGAGCTTTCAAAAGAGCTCTCAAAATACGGATACACAATAGTTGTGGCAGATGATGCAAGTGACTTTCAATATCTTTGCAGTAATAAATCAAGCGATATAATAATCACACACAGTTCTCTTAATTCTAGTTCTAAAGTTAAAAATATTGAGAAGAAAAATATATCACTCTCAAAAAAGCTTATAATAAACCTTCCTGTTTTTATGGATACGGCAGTAGAGACGCTTGTCTCTTTTACGGGACTTGAAGCGGAAAAATTATCACATAGCATTAAAAAATTTGATCTTGACTCTTCTGCGGATATAGTATGTTCTGTTATGCACTTCAGTGGCGATTTAAATGGCTATTTTGCACTTTTGTTTCCAAAAGATATTGTTCTTATAGCTATGGAGTCATTTATTGGTGAGAAGATTGATGAAAATGACAATGCAAGCATAATGGACGGAGTAGGTGAGTTTTGCAATGTTATAACAGGAAGTGCAAAAACAATATTATCAAATAAAAATATAAAAGTAGTTTTTGAACTTCCTAAAACATATGTCTGCGTAGATTTGATACGCAACGAAATCGGCGGACGTAACGGCATTTGGATTGATATGCAGCTTGCCGGTAAACCGTACTATATGTTTATCACAGAGTGATTTATTAAAAGTTATGAATCAGCTCTATAGAACCTCTTGAGAGTTTGAGTAGAGACTCTCTTTCCATTTTTTTTAAAATACGGCTTACCACTACCCTTGAAGACCCCATATAGTTTGCCAATTCTTCATGAGTGATTTGTATAGTTGGATTTTTTTGAGCTTGCAACCATTCATATATTCTCTCATCAAGATGTTTAAATTTAATGTTTTCAAGAACTCTTGCTACGCTATCTAATCGCAAGGTTAAAAGAGAGAATATGTAGCTTTGGTAATTGGAGTTATCTCTCATTAGCTTTACAACAAGCTCTTTATTAAGAAGATAACCTCTTATTGGAGTGGTAGTTATGGCTGAACCGATTGTTGGAATTTGGTTTATAGTTGAAGTTGTGTTGACAATACACTGCTCATTTTGTCGAAGACTATAAAGGGTGATTTCATTCATGCCACTTCCTTGCATGTATACTCTTACTTCACCATCTTCAAGAAGAAGTATGTCCTGAGTTATATCACCTTGATAAAAAAGAATTTTACCGGCATCCATAGATACAGGCTTTAAAGTTTTTAGTAAAAGTTCCTGTTCATCACTCGTTAATTCGTCGTAAAAATCAAAATCTTGTAGTTGCATAATCTTCATCCTATTAGATGAAGATTATATCTAATTTATAGAAGAAAGATTGTAGCTATTTTTTACAACCTGTATTAATTTTTAGCATTGGGTAAAATGGACAAAAGCCAACCAGACCTGTTAAAAGAGGTATCGCACCGATACCGGCAACTATCATATTAGCAGTAACAATTCCATAGGCAATCAAACCTAAACCAGCAACAACTCTAACTATTCTATCTACTTTTCCTGCATTAAAACACATATTATTTCCTTTGTTTTTGTTTTACAATAAGAAGTATATAGCTTTAATAAATTTTTGTGTGCTACTTAGGTTACATAGGAGTTATGATTTCGGTAACAGTTTCGTTGGTATTG
The sequence above is drawn from the Candidatus Sulfurimonas baltica genome and encodes:
- a CDS encoding YgaP family membrane protein, which gives rise to MCFNAGKVDRIVRVVAGLGLIAYGIVTANMIVAGIGAIPLLTGLVGFCPFYPMLKINTGCKK
- a CDS encoding ATP-binding protein; the protein is MELELDNIENLDKFVAKVHDKTSLRVTILNADGIVIAESNADKESMDNHGSRYEIIKANSNKYADITRYSKTLKVDFLYVAKKININSETIYIRLSMSLAQIMDDFYSLWIKLFFVFIGIILISTFISKKMSERVVYDISQITNYLDEISNKNYNATIKIEYFYEFLQVSLLLKNLVKKLAKNDKKKIKNIAKLRLINKQRNDILSALSHEFKNPIASIVGYAQTIREDADMPPKIRDKFLEKISSNGEKISKMLDRLALSVKLDNGDLAINNSEFDLRELCHEVSLNQSSKYKDRDIIVEADEAVVISDKTMLELVLINLVDNALKYSSGDVKIILKNEKISIQDSGIGIKEEHLDKVTSKFYRVDKNSWDNSMGIGLAMVSYILKSLNSHLEIDSEFAKGSVFSFNIKNMLKS
- a CDS encoding DNA polymerase III subunit gamma/tau; this translates as MKESSEVLARKYRPINFDELIGQETISQTLSLALDSNRLSHAYLFSGLRGSGKTSTARIFAKALICEQGLSHKPCGSCQNCISALGNRHIDIIEMDGASSRKIDDIRDLIEQTKYKPASSRFKIFIIDEVHMLTKEAFNALLKTLEEPPSYVKFILATTDPLKLPATILSRTQHFRFKSIATNKIINHLAHILNIEGIEYESDALEILARSGSGSLRDTLTLLDQAIIYSKNHVDVRTVTDMLGLVDPKFISELFRAVFAKDYARLVELTKVLEDYEADMVVDELIAYLKDRMYSSDALYSTLVLDRFFRILSESKYLFSINADGSFVLSLIFFKMIEALRIKEVDQMIESLQKEISRPSIAVSIPEPIQVAQTQQNIVEQTIEDEIQTSHVEDEMTSITPEKVLHVEVDPSLRVFQELIAKIRDRNFELGECFEKSISFISYGDSILTWESCADDECKKALTHGYSAIKQLVREVFGFKTKIKHEACTKTVQDLHVEPVKSAPTIEQPIMQHAQSTSMVEDAEIGGSASCVTNCESSDSSKEIDAVQMKDEPMVQKAVELFEAKKMTIQSKI
- a CDS encoding Crp/Fnr family transcriptional regulator gives rise to the protein MQLQDFDFYDELTSDEQELLLKTLKPVSMDAGKILFYQGDITQDILLLEDGEVRVYMQGSGMNEITLYSLRQNEQCIVNTTSTINQIPTIGSAITTTPIRGYLLNKELVVKLMRDNSNYQSYIFSLLTLRLDSVARVLENIKFKHLDERIYEWLQAQKNPTIQITHEELANYMGSSRVVVSRILKKMERESLLKLSRGSIELIHNF
- a CDS encoding chemotaxis protein CheX, with protein sequence MASSIAKQLEIAVDKKFSAVVVSLSGATYEGGTANGMRAIVKKLNDLSVKLKITIAFIDYSIPLYKHLKTLSKNTQLKLFKNISATKLFLDPKAYKSGMRVLIYDEDKENAKELSKELSKYGYTIVVADDASDFQYLCSNKSSDIIITHSSLNSSSKVKNIEKKNISLSKKLIINLPVFMDTAVETLVSFTGLEAEKLSHSIKKFDLDSSADIVCSVMHFSGDLNGYFALLFPKDIVLIAMESFIGEKIDENDNASIMDGVGEFCNVITGSAKTILSNKNIKVVFELPKTYVCVDLIRNEIGGRNGIWIDMQLAGKPYYMFITE